A stretch of Pristis pectinata isolate sPriPec2 chromosome 26, sPriPec2.1.pri, whole genome shotgun sequence DNA encodes these proteins:
- the spen gene encoding msx2-interacting protein isoform X2: MVRETRHLWVGNLPENVREDKIIEHFKRYGRVESVKILPKRGSEGGVAAFVDFVDIKSAQKAHNSVNKMGDRDLRTDYNEPGTIPSAARGLDDTVPIGTRTREVSGFRGGGGGPTYGPPPSLHGREGRYERRLDGASDNRERTYDHSAYGHHDRTTAGFDRPRHYEQDYYRDPRDRTIQHGVYYGSRSRSPTRFEAHDPRYEQRGREQFAISSVVHRDLYREDITREVRGRRQEKNYQHSRSRSPHSSRSGNQSPQRPSQGRSRRSPSGSGSRSRSSSSDSVSSSSSTSSDSSDSSSSSSDESPARSVQSAAVPAPPVQLPTPVEKDEPRKSYGIKVQNLPVRSTDTSLKDGLFHEFKKYGKVTSVQIHGASEERYGLVFFRQQEDQEKAMNASKGKLFFGMQIEVTAWTGPETESENEFRPLDDRIDEFHPKATRTLFIGNLEKTTTYGDLRNIFERFGEIVDIDIKKVNGVPQYAFLQYCDIASVCKAIKKMDGEYLGNNRLKLGFGKSMPTNCVWLDGLSSNITEQYLSRHFCRYGPVLKIVLDRQKGMALVLYDEIECAQTAVQETKGRKIGGNRIKVDFANRESQLAFYRSMEVSGQDIRDLYEIFAERREDRRGSYHEYPTDRAYFDAVRGPAAVFPEDPHRDYRARSRDFYAEWDPYQGDYYDPRYYEDPREYRDYRDPYEQDIREYSYRQRERERERERYESDRERDHERRTCERSQSPTHSRRAQSCSASPTQSERHQSDSMDSERRIYSRSSDRSGSCSSLSPPRYDKVDKPDKIRPDRYDKNEKEKDRLFEPERVDKRTQRKEKVDKLERAKKIEKSEVEKPDKKEKTEKLKLRKVKPPTPSSPSSETDQEIDRDLNPDGQKGKIKQGKEKAEKEGASKNRLDLIPCVVLTRVKERETKVIEPLVLEKSRGKPENDVVKSPPTEQNKVQLTRLDQTKTELSKSDPTRPKMLKEKLLASQIEIVDKEVKIKHKKNLKPEPCTDAPNAMDIDKLEARKRRFADPTLRTDRQKLEVKRSSQEEEELRLGLKKQPELAPWREVGKEGDLDRRPVRKESLKREHRKIKQEKLVPAFSPREGQESATVSVGIGLRPSTDIQSRLSEPSEELVDIQEIGLKKVNTLKPLTKGTLQQLPPHLDEMSAEGEIKRDERKRKYSGTEDTNDHKSTHEKLQTTDAEEKLGIDIDYTQSYRKQMEQNRRLKQQQEMEMAKSEKFNSPRKENADEFERRSLVHEVGKPPQDVTDDSPPVKRRKTDQFDFEISMKRERNYRSSRQQSEDSEKTVLSPGFRHILSYQDEDDNSDSPHQTLLPKESKVSPKLDSTIQVPVREETLKCNAYESNKREQILDLSRMKITSQSSEEETPRWETRLKLDASRSDVSFPSSIIKRDGIRKRSVRELEPGEVPSDSDEDNEHKSHSPKASTSFESSRLPLFFRNREDRITDLKLSSSLERNKFYSFALDKTITPDTKALLERAKSLSSSREENWSFLDRDSRFANFRKDKDKEKVESAPRPIPSWYMKKKKIRTDSDGKMDEKKEDHKEDEQERQELFASRFLHSSIFEQDSKRLQHLERKEDDLDVVSGKLFGRQGSVDGSNNTLELMQEPVVLFHSRFVELTRMQQKEKEKDQKPKELERREIEKEVQPKTPESVPELEVKNTMPLFRTLIPPPSSIEQQDTVQNKVLNEASVVENVISSSAENRTEFASAADAPKPVVVSVSPCEVEPIVNKQLDANVTPDLVTTEEEISAGEHPSYLNTKPPTPGGADLQENCTNPETEVLELSADSSKANKKEVAPEDHKGDKNLSTTVQLDVNQQEEHLEVPPQISDNEVDTEPSVGVKEKRSSQTKRTKAPLQAVTAAIPEKPVTRKSERIDREKLKRSSSPRVDTQKVQEQKLEIERVSKNTAKSPSSAPESETVEPSLPLGRTRRRNVRSVYATIDDGPNLLKDSADTSRSTRKRGDKEVQETSNVQTPPRRGRPPKSRRRPGEETPCFKADQVKQEVEETETKDSIESTKPVEGWKSPRSQKAAHSLPASAAFSSHIGKKVIKTESRTPEICVDHRDDVAEPLAEQSSNENIIKTPLEESEMVIDQKTDKNDVALEKCSSDKNPGEIVDKKALEKGSKSKCGRGRNSKANEDKMCLRNLEIRLSTEELKVVKSDVEMTGTVKKDSLKNDNQSPKLIKEETSNPFSEPPKSPEKETPKLECSPEAVQRAKQIELERAVENIAKLTEIPTVHPYKETTNEPDVRPEEEVEKPAHQASETELAAAIDSIIADESAEPDSFASAPRYSAEQTVSGISEDQMVLPTPPDALQPETDQAIVNILESNNDVGASGRLLAKASPSNRLVSKIPSSDRSISKAPPSGHLISKFPASTETMTPEVSSSVDRTVSEVPSSTESIISKAPTSTNSVVTEATAAVDSTSADNIISKASASLDTMISKVPVSEESVLSKSTVAVETVISKVPVSVESVISKAPSSVESVISKAPTSVENVVSEPPIGIVSVVSPAMSSDNLASKTSVVDSQSAVSVSSVSRSALLTTLAEAKDADMCLQQSENISQKTENLPKPEPVEVPRTPSRRGRSKPRTSRRNRRGSTGRKGELADGNSSEPEPMPVSTDIKQSTVTTESIIEKSTKKVVVEPLCVPKSDIDNMARLEECKPDEMKVTVPSKESVTEAISPQDPQHSSCNEDNKSPPYFKLKQLNDHTPESQPKQSMSRVAINALPATTNAKISVTPAPVLGTTHVSSGAVSDWMSRHEASRSCSTPPPAAPPPDTKASDLDTNSSTLRKILMEPKYVSATGVPTTFVTTAINEPLTSVRTEEAFPSAEINKLVLDEKPAIPPSSTAGQQLAEVPAFNEKEKHVGSLISPKVTSVISRMPPSLDQEEIAKVSINNRGPANPPSQSPSLPNMSLTKQKYRSNLTENSRYKLGTMAFIADETRPVDNIPLNQGSSPGLRVNTSEGVVVLSYSGQKTEGPQRISAPISQIPPASAVDIEFQQSVSKSQAKQEPVSQSQPVTKGSQTPTGYSNVIGTHSSSILAGHGGAQTYNTPPVISSVKQEHQILEKSEPSILSQPAAVKIVYNLLPNIITANKKGGEPVVPKIEPVKVTQQSTLSPGIGTHHAAMPSKMQSDTNHISSGRGTPTERALSLPVSIKQEPHSPHTSVHSPSSFPKVCQPSSTSSASQSINANMVLNAGLTMAQFVPNVHLPEQSVIMPPHSVTQTQVVSLGHLSQGEVRMNAPSVPGIPYGIRPEAHHPSPRAVLQSQMELRSQRSNTPQSTVIRDLCMPQISNQHQPDDDLIHYHGIRRGSGPLQPDVLVMQPDYRIHPGSLRLDQYNVPQEMLLRDVRMMYPPLTAVGDVHNESRQARTPEGSVKTPPASKTPQPAKETPKTSEVKMAKSPHSEARLINVPPGLPMSQSVMVSHGVQLMHQVPSSFHDYPRVYQDLRNFHPSHLGHPQFGGINLPSRSMTPQGISEGEHVHPGQRSKTPQISQDTRLSGQVELHSPHLQHLQRERVQPEANPTSYPSPTGVSLPIKHELSSPHQTLTPKQPSFISTQSSTPGAAPSPVISRPDHQTTGKQEPQASSGSQRPVDMVQLLTKYPIVWQGLLALKNDTAAVQLHFVSGNNVLAHRSLPASEGGPPLRIAQRMRLEATQLEGVARRMTVETDYCLLLALPCGRDQEDVVSQTESLKAGFISYLQLKQAAGIINVPNPGSNQPAYVLQIFPPCEFSESHLSRLAPDLLASISNISPHLMIVIASV, from the exons aCACAAGCCTTAAAGATGGTCTATTCCACGAATTTAAGAAGTATGGGAAGGTAACATCTGTGCAGATCCATGGTGCTTCTGAAGAGCGCTATGGCCTTGTTTTCTTTCGACAACAAGAAGATCAGGAGAAGGCTATGAATGCATCCAAGGGGAAGTTATTTTTTGGCATGCAGATTGAAGTCACTGCTTGGACTGGCCCAG AAACGGAAAGTGAGAATGAATTTCGACCACTGGATGACCGAATAGATGAGTTTCAtcccaaggccacaagaacatTATTTATTGGAAACTTGGAGAAAACCACAACCTACGGAGATCTTCGAAACATCTTTGAACGCTTTGGGGAGATTGTG GATATTGacatcaagaaggtaaatggggTTCCTCAATACGCCTTCCTACAGTACTGTGACATTGCAAGTGTCTGCAAAGCCATCAAGAAAATGGACGGAGAGTACTTAGGAAATAATCGGCTCAAG CTGGGATTTGGAAAGAGTATGCCAACTAATTGTGTATGGCTGGATGGTCTATCTTCAAATATTACTGAACAATACTTGTCCAGACATTTCTGTCGTTATGGGCCTGTGCTCAAA ATTGTGTTGGATCGTCAGAAAGGAATGGCTCTGGTGTTGTACGATGAAATTGAATGCGCACAGACAGCGGTGCAGGAGACCAAGGGCAGGAAGATTGGAGGAAATAGAATAAAG GTGGATTTTGCAAATCGTGAAAGTCAGTTGGCATTTTATCGTTCAATGGAAGTCTCTGGGCAAGACATTAGAGATCTCTATGAAATCTTTGCTGAGAGAAG GGAGGATCGGAGAGGATCATATCATGAATATCCTACAGATCGAGCATACTTTGATGCAGTTAGGGGTCCAGCTGCTGTATTCCCTGAAGATCCTCATAGAGACTATCGTGCAAGAAGTAGAGATTTTTATGCTGAATGGGATCCCTACCAGGGTGATTATTATGATCCTCGATATTATGAAGATCCACGGGAGTATAGAGACTACAGAGATCCCTATGAACAGGACATAAGGGAGTATAGTTACAGACAgcgagaaagggaaagagagagagaacgttACGAATCTGATAGAGAACGAGATCATGAAAGGCGAACTTGCGAACGAAGCCAAAGCCCAACACATTCAAGAAGAGCTCAGAGTTGCAGTGCATCACCAACACAGTCAGAAAGGCATCAGAGTGACAGCATGGACTCGGAACGCAGAATATATAGTCGATCCTCGGATCGTAGTGGTAGTTGCAGCTCACTGTCACCTCCTCGATATGATAAAGTTGACAAGCCTGACAAAATCCGACCAGATCGTTATGAtaaaaatgaaaaagagaaagaTCGGCTGTTTGAACCTGAAAGAGTCGATAAACGGACCcaaaggaaagagaaagttgACAAATTAGAAAGggcaaaaaagattgaaaaatcaGAAGTGGAGAAACCAGATAAGAAGGAGAAAACTGAGAAGCTCAAACTACGTAAGGTGAAACCACCAACTCCAAGTTCCCCATCTTCTGAAACAGACCAGGAAATAGATAGGGATCTAAATCCTGATGGACAAAAGGGTAAAATAaaacaagggaaagaaaaagCCGAGAAAGAAGGGGCTTCAAAAAATCGTTTGGATTTAATTCCATGTGTGGTGTTAACTCGTGTAAAGGAAAGAGAGACAAAAGTGATTGAACCCTTGGTTTTAGAGAAATCGAGAGGAAAGCCAGAGAACGATGTTGTCAAATCTCCTCCTACAGAACAAAATAAAGTACAGTTAACACGACTTGATCAGACAAAAACAGAGCTGTCAAAATCGGACCCTACTAGGCCAAAAATGTTAAAAGAGAAACTGCTTGCCAGCCAAATAGAAATTGTGGATAAGGAAGTGAAAATTAAGCATAAAAAGAACCTCAAACCCGAACCGTGTACTGATGCACCAAATGCAATGGATATTGACAAACTGGAGGCTAGGAAGAGGCGTTTTGCGGATCCAACTTTAAGAACAGACAGGCAGAAGTTAGAGGTTAAACGAAGCAGTCAAGAGGAAGAGGAACTGCGTCTAGGCCTGAAAAAACAACCTGAGTTGGCTCCCTGGAGAGAAGTGGGTAAAGAAGGAGATTTGGACCGACGACCAGTGCGGAAAGAATCACTCAAACGAGAACACAGAAAAATTAAGCAAGAAAAATTGGTTCCAGCATTCAGCCCCAGAGAAGGGCAGGAGTCTGCCACTGTTTCTGTAGGGATTGGCTTGCGGCCCAGCACGGATATACAGTCTAGATTAAGTGAACCATCTGAAGAATTGGTGGATATTCAAGAAATTGGACTGAAGAAAGTGAACACACTGAAACCTTTGACCAAGGGAACTCTTCAGCAACTGCCTCCACACCTTGATGAGATGTCTGCAGAAGGGGAAATTAAAAGAGACGAACGGAAGAGAAAATATAGTGGCACTGAAGACACAAATGATCACAAGTCCACCCATGAGAAATTGCAGACCACTGATGCAGAAGAGAAACTTGGGATTGATATTGATTACACTCAGAGTTATAGGAAACAAATGGAGCAGAACCGCAGGCTTAAGCAGCAACAGGAAATGGAGATGGCAAAATCAGAAAAATTCAACAGCCCtagaaaagagaatgcagatgagTTTGAGAGAAGAAGTTTGGTCCATGAAGTGGGGAAGCCACCTCAGGATGTCACAGATGACTCTCCTCCAGTTAAACGGAGAAAAACTGATcaatttgattttgaaattaGCATGAAACGAGAGAGAAATTACAGGAGTTCTCGTCAGCAAAGTGAAGATTCTGAAAAAACTGTTCTTTCTCCTGGATTTCGACATATTCTCTCTTATCAGGATGAGGATGACAACTCTGACTCTCCACATCAGACATTGCTACCAAAAGAATCTAAAGTTTCTCCCAAATTAGACTCCACCATTCAAGTTCCTGTTAGAGAAGAAACTTTAAAATGCAATGCTTATGAATCAAATAAGCGAGAACAAATATTGGACTTGTCTAGAATGAAAATAACATCTCAGAGCTCTGAAGAGGAGACACCTCGTTGGGAAACACGTTTGAAACTAGATGCAAGTAGATCTGATGTTAGCTTTCCTAGTAGCATTATAAAACGAGATGGAATTCGCAAGCGTTCTGTACGTGAGCTAGAACCAGGTGAGGTACCGAGTGATTCTGATGAGGATAATGAACATAAATCGCATTCACCAAAAGCTTCAACATCTTTTGAAAGTTCTAGACTACCTTTGTTTTTCCGAAATAGGGAGGATAGGATAACAGATTTAAAGCTATCAAGTTCTCTAGAAAGAAATAAATTCTACTCCTTTGCTCTTGACAAGACGATTACCCCTGACACTAAGGCTTTACTTGAAAGGGCAAAGTCTCTGTCTTCATCTCGAGAAGAAAATTGGTCATTTCTGGATCGAGATTCTAGGTTTGCCAACTTTAGGAAAGATAAAGATAAGGAAAAGGTGGAATCGGCACCAAGGCCAATCCCCTCTTGGtacatgaaaaagaaaaaaattagaacagATTCTGACGGTAAAATGGATGAAAAGAAAGAAGACCATAAGGAAGATGAGCAAGAGAGGCAGGAACTATTTGCCTCCCGTTTCCTGCATAGCTCAATTTTTGAGCAGGATTCAAAACGCCTACAGCACCTTGAAAGAAAAGAAGATGATTTGGATGTAGTTTCTGGTAAATTATTTGGAAGGCAGGGATCTGTAGATGGCTCTAATAACACCCTAGAACTGATGCAAGAACCAGTAGTCTTGTTTCACAGTCGGTTTGTTGAATTGACACGTATGcaacaaaaagaaaaggaaaaggatCAGAAACCAAAGGAACTTGAACGACGAGAAATTGAAAAAGAAGTTCAGCCTAAAACGCCCGAATCTGTTCCTGAATTAGAGGTAAAGAATACTATGCCACTTTTTAGGACTCTTATACCACCACCATCATCAATTGAACAGCAAGATACAGTTCAGAATAAAGTATTGAATGAAGCATCAGTGGTAGAAAATGTAATTTCCAGCTCAGCAGAGAATCGTACAGAATTTGCTTCTGCAGCTGATGCCCCGAAACCTGTTGTTGTTAGTGTGAGCCCTTGTGAAGTAGAACCTATTGTAAACAAGCAATTAGATGCAAATGTTACTCCAGATCTTGTGACTACTGAGGAGGAAATATCAGCTGGAGAACACCCCTCTTACTTGAATACTAAACCACCAACTCCAGGGGGAGCTGACTTACAAGAAAACTGCACAAATCCAGAAACTGAAGTGCTAGAACTCAGTGCGGATTCCTCCAAAGCTAACAAAAAAGAAGTGGCACCAGAAGACCACAAAGGAGATAAAAATCTTTCTACCACTGTCCAGTTGGATGTCAACCAGCAAGAAGAACACCTGGAGGTACCACCACAGATTTCGGATAATGAAGTAGATACTGAACCTTCTGTAGGTGTAAAAGAGAAAAGGTCTTCTCAAACCAAAAGAACAAAGGCTCCACTTCAGGCAGTCACTGCAGCCATCCCAGAAAAACCTGTCACAAGAAAAAGTGAGAGGATAGACCGTGAAAAGCTGAAGAGGTCATCATCACCTCGTGTTGATACTCAGAAGGTTCAGGAGCAGAAACTGGAGATAGAAAGAGTCTCAAAAAACACAGCAAAGTCTCCAAGTTCTGCCCCAGAATCTGAAACTGTGGAGCCAAGTTTGCCTTTAGGTAGAACAAGACGGAGAAATGTGCGATCGGTTTATGCAACAATTGATGATGGTCCAAATCTATTAAAAGACTCAGCTGATACATCACGATCAACCAGGAAAAGAGGTGATAAAGAAGTTCAGGAAACATCAAATGTACAAACGCCACCACGACGGGGTAGACCTCCAAAATCCCGCCGAAGACCAGGGGAAGAGACCCCATGTTTTAAAGCTGACCAGGTGAAACAAgaagttgaagaaacagaaactaAAGACAGCATTGAAAGCACAAAGCCTGTTGAAGGATGGAAATCACCAAGATCACAGAAAGCGGCACATTCCTTACCTGCTTCAGCTGCTTTTAGCAGCCACATAGGAAAGAAAGTCATTAAAACAGAATCAAGGACACCTGAGATCTGTGTTGACCATAGAGATGATGTTGCAGAGCCCTTAGCTGAGCAAAGTTCAAATGAGAATATCATCAAAACCCCACTAGAGGAAAGTGAGATGGTAATTGACCAAAAAACAGACAAAAATGATGTTGCATTAGAGAAATGTTCTTCAGATAAAAATCCTGGTGAAATTGTAGATAAAAAAGCTTTGGAGAAAGGCTCAAAGTCAAAGTGTGGAAGAGGAAGGAATTCAAAAGCCAATGAAGACAAAATGTGTCTACGGAATTTGGAAATAAGACTTAGTACTGAAGAATTAAAAGTTGTTAAAAGTGATGTAGAGATGACTGGAACAGTGAAGAAAGACTCTCTGAAAAATGACAATCAGTCGCCCAAGCTAATTAAAGAAGAAACAAGTAATCCATTTTCAGAACCACCAAAATCACCAGAAAAAGAAACCCCAAAACTTGAGTGTTCGCCGGAAGCTGTACAACGTGCTAAGCAGATAGAACTTGAAAGAGCAGTGGAGAATATTGCAAAGTTAACAGAAATCCCAACTGTACATCCTTACAAAGAGACCACAAATGAACCGGATGTTAGACCAGAGGAAGAAGTAGAAAAACCTGCTCATCAGGCAAGTGAAACCGAGCTTGCAGCTGCCATTGACTCCATTATTGCAGATGAATCAGCAGAACCTGACAGCTTCGCATCTGCTCCAAGATATTCTGCTGAACAAACTGTGTCAGGCATCTCTGAAGATCAGATGGTACTCCCTACACCCCCAGATGCATTACAGCCTGAAACTGATCAGGCAATTGTAAATATACTGGAGTCTAATAACGATGTTGGTGCCTCGGGTCGGTTGTTGGCAAAAGCATCACCCTCAAATCGTTTGGTATCAAAAATCCCATCTTCAGATCGTAGTATTTCGAAAGCCCCACCCTCAGGCCATTTAATTTCTAAATTTCCTGCATCAACAGAGACCATGACTCCAGAAGTTTCCTCCTCAGTAGATAGAACGGTTTCTGAAGTTCCCTCTTCAACAGAGAGCATAATTTCTAAAGCTCCTACCTCAACAAATAGTGTAGTGACTGAAGCTACTGCAGCAGTAGATTCCACCTCAGCAGACAACATAATTTCTAAAGCTTCAGCTTCATTAGATACCATGATTTCTAAAGTTCCTGTCTCAGAAGAGAGTGTGTTATCTAAAAGCACTGTTGCAGTAGAGACTGTGATATCTAAAGTTCCTGTTTCTGTGGAGAGTGTAATATCTAAAGCTCCTTCCTCAGTGGAGAGTGTGATTTCCAAAGCTCCAACCTCAGTTGAGAATGTAGTTTCTGAACCTCCCATTGGAATAGTCAGTGTTGTTTCCCCAGCTATGTCTTCAGACAATTTGGCTTCTaaaacttcagtggtggacagtcAGTCAGCAGTTTCAGTCAGTTCAGTTTCCAGATCTGCTTTATTGACTACTTTGGCTGAAGCAAAAGATGCTGACATGTGCCTCCAGCAGTCTGAAAATATCTCCCAGAAAACTGAGAACCTTCCGAAACCAGAACCTGTTGAAGTCCCGCGAACTCCAAGTCGCAGAGGACGTTCAAAACCTAGAACATCAAGACGTAATAGGCGAGGAAGCACTGGCAGGAAAGGAGAACTAGCAGATGGCAACAGCTCTGAACCTGAGCCAATGCCTGTTTCTACTGACATAAAGCAAAGCACTGTTACAACAGAATCCATTATAGAAAAATCTACAAAAAAAGTAGTGGTGGAACCACTTTGTGTTCCCAAGAGTGATATTGACAACATGGCTAGATTAGAAGAGTGTAAACCTGATGAAATGAAAGTTACTGTACCAAGTAAGGAGTCAGTAACTGAAGCTATTTCACCTCAGGATCCACAGCATTCTTCATGTAATGAAGATAACAAAAGTCCtccatattttaaattaaaacaactCAATGACCATACACCTGAGTCTCAACCTAAGCAAAGTATGTCAAGAGTGGCTATTAATGCACTCCCGGCCACCACTAATGCAAAGATTTCAGTAACTCCAGCACCTGTTTTAGGAACTACACATGTTAGTTCTGGGGCTGTGTCAGATTGGATGTCAAGGCATGAAGCATCCCGTTCTTGTTCCACGCCTCCCCCTGCTGCACCTCCCCCAGATACCAAAGCTTCAGATCTTGACACAAACTCCAGTACATTGCGGAAAATTCTCATGGAGCCAAAGTATGTATCAGCCACAGGAGTTCCTACAACATTTGTTACTACAGCTATAAATGAACCATTGACTTCGGTTCGGACAGAAGAAGCTTTTCCTTCAGCTGAAATCAACAAACTGGTCTTGGATGAGAAGCCTGCAATTCCACCAAGCAGTACTGCAGGGCAACAATTGGCAGAGGTGCCAGCCTTTAATGAGAAAGAAAAGCATGTTGGTTCTTTGATCTCACCTAAAGTTACTTCTGTGATAAGCAGAATGCCACCAAGTTTAGACCAAGAGGAAATAGCAAAAGTTTCAATAAACAACCGAGGCCCTGCTAACCCTCCATCTCAGTCACCCAGCCTCCCAAATATGTCTCTGACAAAACAGAAATATAGATCAAACTTGACTGAAAACAGCAGATACAAGCTTGGAACAATGGCATTCATTGCAGATGAGACTAGACCAGTGGATAATATCCCATTAAATCAGGGGTCAAGTCCAGGACTGAGAGTAAATACATCTGAAGGAGTTGTGGTACTGAGCTACTCGGGCCAGAAGACAGAAGGTCCTCAACGAATAAGTGCTCCAATCAGCCAGATTCCACCTGCTAGTGCAGTGGACATAGAGTTTCAGCAATCTGTGTCCAAGTCACAAGCCAAACAGGAGCCAGTTTCACAATCACAACCTGTGACAAAAGGGTCACAAACTCCAACAGGCTATAGCAATGTGATTGGCACTCATTCCTCAAGCATACTTGCAGGGCATGGTGGTGCTCAGACATATAACACACCACCTGTGATTTCAAGTGTTAAACAGGAGCATCAGATCCTTGAGAAATCTGAACCTTCCATCCTTTCTCAACCAGCAGCAGTGAAGATTGTATACAATCTTCTGCCAAACATTATAACTGCTAACAAAAAAGGTGGAGAACCAGTCGTTCCCAAAATTGAACCTGTCAAAGTAACTCAACAGTCAACATTGAGCCCAGGAATCGGCACTCACCATGCTGCTATGCCAAGTAAGATGCAGTCAGACACTAACCACATCAGTTCTGGTCGTGGCACCCCAACAGAACGTGCTTTGTCTCTGCCAGTTTCCATTAAACAGGAACCCCATTCCCCACACACATCTGTTCATTCTCCTTCCTCATTTCCAAAAGTATGCCAGCCTAGTAGTACATCTTCTGCTTCCCAGTCAATAAATGCAAATATGGTTCTGAATGCTGGCCTCACAATGGCACAATTTGTTCCCAATGTCCATTTGCCAGAACAGTCTGTCATTATGCCTCCTCACAGTGTGACGCAGACTCAGGTAGTCTCCTTAGGACACCTTTCTCAGGGTGAAGTAAGAATGAATGCCCCTTCAGTACCAGGTATCCCATATGGCATTAGACCTGAGGCTCATCACCCCTCCCCTAGAGCTGTGCTCCAATCTCAGATGGAACTTCGTTCGCAACGATCAAACACGCCACAGTCAACGGTTatcagggacttgtgcatgcctcAGATATCCAATCAGCATCAACCTGATGATGATTTAATCCATTATCATGGGATTAGAAGGGGGTCAGGTCCTCTACAGCCTGATGTACTTGTGATGCAGCCAGACTACAGAATTCATCCTGGAAGTTTGCGATTGGACCAATATAATGTACCCCAGGAGATGCTGCTGCGTGACGTTCGGATGATGTATCCGCCTCTGACAGCAGTTGGCGATGTCCACAATGAATCCAGACAAGCCAGGACCCCAGAAGGATCAGTTAAAACTCCTCCAGCTAGTAAAACCCCTCAGCCAGCAAAAGAAACCCCTAAAACATCTGAAGTGAAAATGGCAAAGTCACCTCACAGTGAAGCTCGATTGATCAACGTCCCCCCTGGATTGCCCATGTCTCAGTCTGTAATGGTCTCCCACGGTGTTCAGCTCATGCACCAGGTTCCTAGTTCCTTCCATGACTATCCACGTGTATATCAAGATCTTCGGAACTTCCATCCTTCTCACCTCGGTCATCCACAGTTTGGTGGAATAAACCTACCATCACGCAGTATGACACCTCAG GGTATTTCGGAAGGGGAACATGTTCATCCTGGACAGAGAAGTAAAACTCCACAAATATCCCAGGATACCAGACTGTCAGGGCAGGTGGAACTGCACTCACCTCAcctgcagcatctacagagagagcgTGTTCAACCAGAAGCTAATCCAacttcctatccttctccaactGGAGTGTCTTTGCCAATCAAACATGAACTGTCCTCACCTCACCAAACACTAACCCCAAAACAGCCATCGTTTATTTCCACACAGTCCTCAACACCAGGAGCAGCCCCATCACCTGTAATATCCAGACCAGACCATCAGACTACTGGAAAGCAGGAACCACAGGCATCATCAGGCTCACAAAGACCTGTGGACATGGTGCAGCTTCTAACT AAATACCCAATTGTGTGGCAGGGTCTGCTAGCTCTTAAGAATGACACAGCTGCAGTACAACTACATTTTGTGTCTGGCAACAATGTGCTGGCTCATCGATCGCTTCCAGCATCAGAGGGTGGACCTCCTCTCAGAATTGCTCAGCGCATGCGTCTGGAAGCAACACAGCTAGAAGGCGTAGCCCGCAGAATGACA GTGGAAACTGATTACTGCTTATTATTGGCATTACCTTGTGGCCGTGATCAGGAAGATGTAGTGAGTCAGACAGAGTCACTGAAGGCTGGTTTTATCAGCTATCTACAGCTCAAGCAAGCTGCTGGAATCATCAATGTTCCAAATCCTGGCTCGAATCAG CCTGCTTACGTTCTTCAAATATTCCCACCCTGTGAATTCTCTGAAAGTCATCTATCCCGCCTAGCCCCAGATTTGCTTGCCAGCATCTCCAACATCTCCCCCCATTTGATGATCGTCATCGCTTCAGTGTGA